A window of Microcystis aeruginosa FD4 contains these coding sequences:
- a CDS encoding N-6 DNA methylase — MKEQGLLFSEDSLLPEKLPQIQELRPSNNLSAVFEECHNYIYANEGMLKDKIFHEMVKLIIIKLHDEKSAKQSVNFGVTASEYKAIVANKSDEFMSRLSQLFTSIKNHYRGFFTDDKFKLKPLTLAYIVGRLQYINLTKTSGDIKGEAFQTFVNRHQRGDRGEFFTPHPIVRLAVEMIDPKPNEKIIDPACGSGGFLIQAINHVRQNNPEFDIASFVQESITGIEFNPDVALSGMIRLVFEGGTGSEIICTNALIEDEKLNNSFDVILTNPPFGNKGKVEDQKILKSYLLARKWHKSASNSWEVSPTVLAGQSPDILFIEKSIKLLRAGGRMAIILPDGLLQNISNGPIRHWLRSQTKILGVVSIPPEAFVPYGTGIKTSLLVVQKLPANNDSCFMAQIKKIGYDVKGQTIYKRNESGVIARTKSGLPIVDDDIDDISQSFRSFINGEFAQNSDCIYTVKNTLLNSRLDAEHYLPNDQKLLEHLKSIGAKPLGEIADILRDAADFRLARDSEIRYIAISDVDYRTMQVVSQQIIKAHEAPSRATYRLYKGDIITAISGASTGTPRQATALITEDEDGAICSNGFSVLRNIQGVEPLFLLVYMRTDFFLRQIKRYMTGHAIPTILVDDLSKVLVPIPPQSEQQRIAKSMAEIQAIRKEALKASENVVNQMSLLLGQFE; from the coding sequence ATGAAAGAGCAAGGATTGTTATTTTCTGAAGACAGCCTGTTACCTGAAAAACTCCCCCAAATTCAGGAATTACGACCTTCTAACAATCTTTCGGCAGTTTTTGAAGAGTGCCATAATTATATTTATGCCAACGAAGGAATGCTCAAAGACAAGATTTTTCACGAGATGGTTAAACTAATCATCATCAAACTTCATGATGAAAAATCTGCCAAGCAATCGGTAAATTTTGGCGTTACAGCAAGTGAATATAAAGCCATCGTCGCCAATAAGTCCGATGAATTTATGTCGCGTCTCAGTCAATTATTTACCTCCATCAAGAATCATTATCGGGGATTTTTCACCGATGACAAATTCAAGTTAAAACCTTTGACTCTTGCTTATATTGTAGGCAGGTTACAGTACATTAATTTAACTAAAACATCTGGCGATATAAAAGGGGAAGCCTTCCAGACTTTTGTAAATAGACACCAGCGTGGAGATAGGGGAGAATTTTTTACCCCTCACCCAATTGTACGCCTTGCGGTTGAAATGATAGACCCCAAACCAAACGAAAAAATTATAGATCCTGCTTGCGGAAGTGGTGGTTTTTTAATTCAAGCAATCAACCATGTTCGACAAAATAATCCAGAGTTCGATATAGCAAGTTTTGTGCAAGAAAGTATTACAGGAATTGAATTTAATCCCGATGTCGCCCTTTCGGGAATGATTCGTTTAGTTTTTGAAGGTGGCACAGGTTCAGAAATTATCTGCACTAATGCGCTTATCGAAGATGAAAAATTAAATAATTCTTTTGATGTTATCTTGACCAATCCTCCTTTCGGAAATAAAGGCAAAGTAGAAGACCAGAAAATTCTTAAATCATATCTTCTCGCCCGGAAATGGCATAAATCAGCGTCCAATAGTTGGGAAGTTTCCCCAACCGTTTTAGCGGGTCAGTCGCCCGATATTTTATTTATTGAGAAATCTATAAAATTATTGCGGGCAGGTGGACGCATGGCGATTATTCTGCCCGATGGTTTATTACAAAATATCTCTAATGGACCGATTCGGCATTGGTTGCGCTCCCAAACAAAAATATTAGGTGTTGTTTCCATCCCGCCGGAAGCCTTTGTACCCTACGGCACTGGAATCAAGACATCACTTTTGGTGGTTCAAAAATTACCAGCAAACAATGATTCTTGTTTTATGGCACAAATCAAAAAAATAGGCTATGACGTTAAAGGACAAACAATATATAAGCGCAACGAGTCGGGAGTTATAGCCCGAACAAAATCAGGTTTGCCAATAGTTGACGATGATATAGATGATATTTCTCAATCTTTTAGGTCATTTATCAATGGGGAATTTGCACAAAACAGCGATTGTATTTATACAGTTAAGAATACCCTGCTCAATTCGAGACTGGATGCCGAACATTATTTACCCAATGACCAAAAATTATTAGAACATCTAAAATCTATTGGGGCGAAACCTTTAGGTGAAATTGCCGATATTTTGAGAGATGCGGCTGATTTTCGTTTAGCTAGGGACAGTGAAATTAGATATATCGCTATTTCCGATGTTGATTATCGTACAATGCAAGTTGTTTCCCAACAAATAATTAAGGCACACGAGGCCCCATCTCGTGCAACTTATAGATTGTACAAAGGTGATATTATTACAGCAATTTCAGGAGCAAGTACAGGAACACCACGCCAAGCAACAGCCCTAATCACAGAAGATGAAGACGGAGCAATTTGCTCAAATGGATTTTCAGTATTAAGAAATATTCAGGGAGTCGAGCCTTTGTTTTTATTAGTATATATGCGAACAGACTTTTTTTTGCGTCAGATTAAAAGGTACATGACAGGTCATGCTATTCCTACTATTTTAGTAGATGATTTGTCAAAAGTTTTAGTGCCTATTCCACCCCAATCTGAACAGCAGAGAATAGCAAAAAGTATGGCTGAAATTCAAGCAATTAGAAAAGAAGCGTTAAAAGCAAGTGAGAATGTTGTTAACCAAATGAGTCTTCTACTTGGCCAATTTGAGTAA
- a CDS encoding zeta toxin family protein: MSDVYLIAGSNGSGKTTVAKKILPNFLGVIDYVNADEIAAGLSPFNPESVAIQAGRLMLERLVTLKCQGIDFAFESTLAARHFARFLRDCQSSGYRLNLIYFWLQSPELALERVHRRVASGGHNIPEDVVRRRYERGRINLMQLYLPLCDTWVIYDNSGDEPHLVAERPFNQQVIIYDSSIWQQITEVAHD; encoded by the coding sequence ATGTCTGATGTTTATCTAATTGCTGGCTCCAATGGTTCCGGGAAAACCACCGTCGCTAAAAAAATTTTACCCAACTTTTTAGGCGTTATCGACTACGTTAACGCCGATGAGATTGCCGCCGGACTCTCACCTTTTAATCCTGAGTCGGTTGCTATCCAAGCAGGACGCTTGATGTTAGAAAGGTTGGTGACACTGAAGTGCCAAGGAATAGATTTTGCCTTTGAAAGCACCCTGGCAGCCCGACATTTTGCCCGTTTTTTGAGAGACTGTCAAAGTTCTGGCTATAGGCTCAATCTTATTTATTTTTGGCTACAAAGTCCAGAATTAGCTTTAGAGAGAGTTCACAGAAGGGTAGCCAGTGGCGGTCATAATATTCCTGAAGATGTGGTTCGTCGTCGTTATGAGCGGGGACGCATTAACCTCATGCAGTTGTATTTACCTTTGTGCGATACTTGGGTCATCTATGATAATTCTGGGGATGAGCCACACTTAGTTGCTGAACGTCCCTTCAATCAACAAGTCATTATCTATGACTCCTCTATCTGGCAACAAATAACCGAGGTAGCTCATGACTGA
- a CDS encoding Uma2 family endonuclease yields MTTILVQATSAPLMIDLPWIMPMTEEQFYEFCLANRDLRIERSASGEVIVMPPAFSDTGNRNLNIAVQLGSWSELDGTGLGFDSSAGFTLPNGAIRSPDAAWIKLERWNALTEKQKASFAPICPDFVIELRSASDRVSSLQKKMAEYIANGTLLGWLIDRQNRQVYIYRPHREPEILNAPETISGDPELPGFVLVMAKIW; encoded by the coding sequence ATGACGACAATACTTGTACAAGCGACCTCGGCTCCTTTGATGATTGATCTTCCTTGGATTATGCCGATGACGGAGGAGCAGTTTTATGAATTTTGTTTAGCCAATCGAGATTTACGCATTGAACGCAGTGCCAGTGGAGAAGTGATCGTTATGCCCCCTGCTTTTTCGGATACGGGTAATCGCAATCTTAATATAGCTGTGCAACTGGGGAGTTGGTCAGAACTAGATGGAACGGGACTGGGGTTTGATTCTAGTGCGGGTTTTACGCTGCCCAATGGTGCAATTCGTTCACCCGATGCTGCTTGGATTAAATTAGAACGCTGGAATGCTTTAACAGAAAAACAAAAAGCCTCTTTTGCCCCCATCTGTCCCGATTTTGTCATTGAATTACGTTCTGCTAGTGATAGAGTATCCAGTTTGCAGAAAAAGATGGCGGAATATATTGCCAATGGTACTTTATTGGGTTGGTTAATCGATCGCCAAAATCGCCAAGTCTATATTTATCGTCCCCATCGAGAACCAGAAATTTTAAATGCTCCTGAAACCATTAGTGGTGATCCAGAATTGCCGGGGTTTGTATTAGTAATGGCTAAGATTTGGTGA
- a CDS encoding TrmH family RNA methyltransferase produces the protein MISSVQNPLIKQIRKLHRTRERQEQNLSLIEGTHLLETALAVNCSLETVFYTEKWQQRQRELAEKLQNQAKRVEIVSPEVLASLATTVNPDGVIATISRTHIHPTPQNPLQLGLVLERLQDPGNLGTIIRTAVATEVQGIWLSLDSVEIDNPKVIRSSAGEWFRSPLVVESDLSALVKKYQAQGVKAIATLPTATKNHWEIDFTRPTLILLGNEGAGLSPQLATLADETVKIPLFGGVESLNVAIATAVILYEARRQLSLNS, from the coding sequence ATGATTAGCAGTGTTCAAAACCCTTTAATTAAGCAAATTCGCAAGCTACACCGCACTAGAGAGCGACAGGAGCAGAATTTGTCCTTAATTGAGGGAACCCACTTACTAGAGACGGCTTTAGCGGTGAATTGTTCCCTAGAGACAGTTTTTTATACTGAAAAGTGGCAGCAAAGACAGAGAGAATTAGCAGAGAAACTTCAAAATCAAGCGAAACGAGTCGAGATAGTTTCCCCGGAAGTCCTCGCTTCCCTAGCAACAACGGTTAATCCCGATGGTGTGATTGCCACTATTTCCCGTACTCACATTCATCCAACTCCCCAAAATCCGCTACAATTGGGCTTAGTTTTGGAAAGATTGCAGGATCCTGGCAATCTCGGTACTATTATTCGCACTGCCGTGGCTACGGAAGTACAGGGTATCTGGTTAAGTCTCGATAGCGTCGAAATCGATAACCCCAAAGTGATCCGCAGTTCCGCCGGGGAATGGTTTCGATCGCCCCTAGTGGTAGAATCGGATTTATCGGCTTTAGTGAAAAAATATCAAGCACAGGGGGTAAAAGCGATCGCAACTTTACCCACAGCCACCAAAAACCATTGGGAGATTGATTTTACCCGTCCGACTTTAATATTATTAGGCAATGAAGGAGCCGGTTTATCGCCCCAATTAGCGACTTTAGCCGATGAAACGGTGAAAATTCCCCTCTTTGGTGGTGTGGAATCTTTAAATGTTGCGATCGCTACTGCTGTCATCCTCTACGAAGCTAGAAGACAATTATCGTTGAATAGTTAA
- a CDS encoding elongation factor G, which produces MNQSIGANTRNVALVGPYSSGKTSLLESLLFVTGAITRKGKISDRNTVGDSSTQARDRQMSVEVSVAHSQYQDLNFTFLDCPGSIEFASETYNALVGAGAAIIVCEPVVDRVLTLAPLLKFLDDWEIPHLIFINKMDRCNSHFNEVLQALKSVSSRPLVPQQYPIRQNNEIIGFIDLINEQAYHYHANSPADPVALPDHLKEEEQSARQEMLETIAEFDDHLLEELLEDINPSREEILQDLKQELGADQIVPVFFGMAERDYGVRHLLTALVEEAPAPTITANRRGLDPSADGDAVVQILKTYFTPQGGRLSLARIWQGTLNDGMALNGVRIGGIYRLMGQQQQPLQQAQAGEIVALGRLEGIATGDVVSSGSQKPDLPKGLQLKPVFALAIAAANRKDEVKLSSALTKLIEEDPALYWEQHGDTKEVILWGQGEIHLQVALDRLARKYNLPMTTHLPQVPYKETIKTSTKSHGRYKHQTGGHGAFGDVYLDIKPLARGEGFHFHETIVGGVVPKQYIPGVETGVREYLGHGPLGFPVVDIDVTLTDGSYHSVDSSEQAFKQAARLAMTEGLPKCHPVLLEPILSVTVLAPSEYTAKVLQLISGKRGQIQGFEASAEWKGWDQVTAHLPQAEMHDFIVELRSLTMGVGFFQWDEDHLQEVPDKLRDAVLAMQGNGNK; this is translated from the coding sequence ATGAATCAAAGTATCGGAGCAAACACGCGTAATGTGGCCCTTGTCGGCCCTTACTCCAGTGGAAAAACCTCCTTACTGGAAAGTTTACTTTTCGTAACAGGAGCGATCACCAGAAAAGGTAAAATCAGCGATCGCAATACCGTTGGTGATAGTTCCACCCAAGCGCGGGATCGACAGATGAGTGTAGAAGTTTCCGTTGCCCATAGTCAATACCAAGACCTAAATTTTACCTTTCTCGATTGTCCCGGTTCGATCGAATTTGCCAGTGAAACCTATAATGCCCTAGTCGGGGCCGGTGCTGCTATTATCGTTTGTGAACCGGTGGTCGATCGAGTTCTCACCCTAGCTCCCTTGCTAAAATTCCTCGATGATTGGGAAATTCCGCATCTAATCTTCATCAACAAGATGGATCGCTGTAATAGTCACTTTAACGAAGTCCTACAAGCTCTCAAATCCGTTTCTAGTCGTCCCCTCGTTCCCCAGCAATATCCCATCCGGCAGAACAACGAAATTATCGGATTTATCGATTTAATCAACGAACAGGCTTATCATTACCATGCTAACAGTCCCGCCGACCCTGTAGCTTTACCCGACCACCTCAAGGAAGAAGAACAGAGCGCTCGACAGGAAATGCTAGAAACGATCGCCGAATTTGACGATCATCTTTTAGAAGAACTCCTCGAAGATATTAACCCCTCCCGGGAAGAAATTCTCCAAGACTTAAAACAAGAACTGGGAGCCGATCAGATAGTACCCGTGTTCTTTGGTATGGCGGAACGGGACTATGGTGTGCGTCATCTCCTCACCGCTTTAGTGGAAGAAGCACCGGCCCCGACAATTACCGCCAACCGTCGCGGTCTCGATCCCAGTGCGGATGGAGATGCAGTGGTACAAATCCTCAAAACCTATTTTACTCCCCAAGGCGGTCGCCTGTCCCTAGCGCGAATTTGGCAGGGAACCCTTAACGATGGCATGGCCTTGAACGGTGTGCGGATTGGTGGTATCTATCGTCTCATGGGACAACAACAACAACCCTTACAGCAGGCCCAAGCGGGGGAAATTGTCGCTCTCGGTCGTTTGGAGGGAATCGCCACCGGGGACGTGGTTAGCAGCGGCAGTCAAAAACCCGATCTTCCCAAAGGATTACAGCTTAAACCCGTCTTTGCTCTCGCTATTGCCGCTGCCAATCGCAAGGATGAAGTGAAATTAAGTTCCGCTTTGACGAAACTGATCGAAGAAGATCCTGCCCTCTACTGGGAACAACACGGCGATACTAAAGAAGTAATTCTCTGGGGACAGGGAGAAATTCATCTGCAAGTGGCCCTCGATCGCCTAGCACGCAAGTATAATCTACCGATGACCACCCATTTACCCCAAGTTCCCTACAAGGAAACGATCAAAACCAGCACCAAATCCCACGGACGTTATAAACATCAAACCGGCGGCCACGGTGCTTTTGGCGATGTTTACCTCGATATTAAACCCCTGGCCCGGGGGGAAGGTTTCCACTTCCATGAAACCATTGTCGGTGGTGTCGTCCCCAAACAGTATATTCCGGGGGTGGAAACTGGAGTGCGGGAATATCTCGGTCATGGTCCGTTGGGTTTCCCCGTGGTGGATATCGATGTTACTCTCACCGATGGTTCCTATCACAGTGTCGATAGTTCCGAACAAGCTTTTAAACAAGCAGCCCGTCTAGCGATGACGGAGGGACTGCCTAAATGTCATCCGGTCTTATTAGAACCAATTCTATCGGTGACGGTTCTCGCTCCCTCAGAATACACCGCCAAGGTTTTACAGTTAATCAGTGGTAAACGCGGTCAAATTCAGGGTTTTGAAGCTTCTGCGGAGTGGAAAGGTTGGGATCAGGTAACGGCCCATCTCCCCCAAGCGGAAATGCACGATTTTATCGTTGAATTGCGTTCTTTGACTATGGGGGTCGGTTTCTTCCAGTGGGATGAGGATCACCTGCAAGAAGTGCCGGATAAACTGCGCGATGCGGTTTTAGCTATGCAGGGTAACGGTAACAAGTAA
- the ychF gene encoding redox-regulated ATPase YchF, which yields MLKAGIVGLPNVGKSTLFNALVANAKAEAANFPFCTIEPNVGVVSVPDERLEVLAKISNSEKIVPTRIEFVDIAGLVKGASRGEGLGNQFLANIREVDAIVHVVRCFDNDDIIHVSGSVDPSRDIEVINLELALADLGQVEKRVERLRKQAKNSKEAAEELVILEKILICLNDGISARKVDLSKEEEELIKNLGLLSRKPIIYAANVSEDDLATGNDWVESVRQIAQQEQAKVVIVSAQVESELVELSEEERKDFLGSLGVEEGGLKSLIKATYELLGLRTYLTTGPQETRAWTIISGMKAPQAAGVIHSDFERGFIRAETVSYQDLVNSGTMSAAKEKGLVRSEGKEYIVQEGDVLLFRFNV from the coding sequence ATGTTAAAAGCTGGAATCGTGGGACTGCCAAATGTGGGGAAATCGACCCTATTTAACGCTCTGGTGGCTAATGCCAAGGCCGAGGCCGCTAATTTTCCCTTTTGTACCATTGAACCGAATGTGGGTGTGGTATCCGTCCCCGATGAACGTCTGGAGGTTTTGGCTAAAATCTCTAATTCCGAGAAAATCGTGCCGACGCGGATTGAATTTGTCGATATTGCCGGATTAGTCAAGGGTGCGAGTCGCGGGGAAGGATTGGGTAATCAATTTTTGGCTAATATTCGGGAAGTGGACGCGATCGTTCATGTGGTGCGCTGTTTTGATAATGATGATATTATTCATGTTTCCGGTTCTGTGGATCCGTCCCGGGATATCGAGGTGATTAATCTAGAGTTAGCTCTGGCGGATTTGGGACAGGTGGAGAAGCGAGTGGAACGTTTACGCAAACAGGCGAAAAATAGCAAGGAAGCCGCCGAAGAATTGGTTATCCTTGAAAAAATCCTAATTTGTCTTAATGACGGTATTTCGGCGCGAAAAGTGGATTTAAGCAAAGAGGAAGAAGAATTAATTAAAAATCTCGGTTTATTGAGTCGGAAACCGATTATTTATGCGGCTAATGTTAGCGAAGATGATCTGGCCACGGGTAATGATTGGGTGGAAAGTGTCCGTCAAATTGCCCAACAGGAACAGGCAAAAGTTGTGATCGTTTCTGCTCAAGTGGAATCGGAATTAGTGGAATTGTCGGAGGAAGAAAGAAAAGATTTTCTTGGTTCTTTAGGGGTAGAAGAAGGGGGATTAAAATCTTTAATTAAAGCTACCTACGAGTTATTAGGACTGCGTACCTATCTCACCACCGGTCCCCAAGAAACCCGCGCATGGACGATTATTTCCGGTATGAAAGCACCCCAGGCAGCCGGAGTTATTCACTCGGATTTTGAACGGGGTTTTATTCGTGCGGAAACTGTGTCTTATCAGGATTTAGTTAATAGTGGCACGATGAGCGCAGCCAAAGAAAAAGGTTTAGTCAGAAGTGAAGGCAAGGAATACATTGTTCAAGAGGGTGATGTCTTACTATTCCGTTTTAATGTTTAA
- the murA gene encoding UDP-N-acetylglucosamine 1-carboxyvinyltransferase, with protein sequence MTIDTEHPYLEIQGRHSLKGEVKISGAKNAALVIMAGALLCSDQCQISNVPALADIERMSQILSALGVQVRRTGDRLEIDGRDLQQAQAPYDLVSQLRASFFAIGPILARLGEAKVPLPGGCAIGARPVDLHVRGLQSMGADVLIDGGMVHARVKGNGRLKGANIYLDYPSVGATETLMMAATLAEGETILGNAAQEPEVIDLANFCVSMGAKIRGAGTNTIVIEGVSRLHSTDYNIIPDRIEAGTLLIAGAITRSEISLYPVIPCHLASVIAKLHEIGPEVVEDGPNRLRIIPRDLKATDIETLPYPGFPTDMQAQFMALLTLAEGSSVVNETVFENRLRHVAELKRLGAAIKVKGNVALVRGVPFLSGAPVMATDLRASAALVVAGLAARGTTIVQGLHHLDRGYDNLEGKLRALGANLRRVDPLALELATLSPSS encoded by the coding sequence ATGACCATCGATACCGAGCATCCCTATTTAGAAATTCAAGGTCGTCACTCTCTCAAGGGTGAAGTCAAGATCAGTGGTGCCAAAAATGCCGCTCTAGTCATCATGGCGGGGGCTTTACTCTGCTCCGACCAGTGCCAGATTAGTAATGTACCTGCCCTGGCCGATATCGAGCGGATGAGTCAAATTCTCTCGGCCTTGGGCGTGCAAGTCCGTCGCACCGGAGATAGACTAGAGATTGATGGCAGAGACCTTCAACAAGCTCAAGCACCCTACGATCTCGTCTCCCAGTTGCGGGCTAGTTTTTTCGCCATCGGACCGATTTTAGCCCGTTTAGGAGAAGCAAAAGTTCCCCTCCCCGGTGGCTGCGCCATTGGGGCCAGACCAGTGGATCTGCACGTTAGGGGCTTACAGTCAATGGGTGCAGATGTATTAATCGATGGCGGCATGGTACACGCCCGCGTTAAAGGTAATGGTCGTCTGAAAGGGGCGAATATTTATCTGGATTATCCCAGTGTGGGAGCGACGGAAACCCTAATGATGGCGGCGACTTTAGCGGAAGGGGAAACCATTCTCGGTAATGCGGCCCAAGAGCCGGAGGTGATTGATTTAGCCAATTTTTGTGTTTCCATGGGGGCAAAAATTCGCGGTGCCGGGACCAATACAATTGTCATCGAGGGAGTTTCCCGTCTGCACAGTACCGATTACAATATCATTCCCGATCGCATTGAAGCCGGGACTTTACTGATAGCTGGGGCGATTACCCGCTCAGAAATTAGTCTTTATCCCGTGATTCCCTGCCATTTAGCTTCGGTAATTGCCAAACTGCACGAAATCGGTCCGGAAGTGGTGGAAGATGGTCCTAATCGTCTGCGGATTATCCCTAGGGACTTAAAAGCCACCGATATCGAAACCCTGCCCTATCCCGGTTTTCCCACGGATATGCAGGCCCAATTTATGGCTCTATTAACTTTAGCCGAGGGCAGTAGTGTGGTTAATGAAACGGTTTTTGAAAACCGTCTGCGTCATGTGGCCGAATTAAAGCGTCTGGGAGCAGCTATCAAGGTCAAAGGAAATGTGGCTTTAGTGCGCGGTGTGCCTTTCCTATCTGGGGCGCCGGTGATGGCCACGGATCTACGCGCTTCGGCAGCTTTGGTGGTAGCGGGATTGGCAGCCCGGGGGACTACTATTGTGCAGGGACTCCATCACCTCGATCGAGGTTACGATAATTTAGAGGGTAAATTAAGAGCATTAGGGGCAAATTTACGCCGGGTTGATCCTTTAGCCTTAGAATTGGCTACCCTGTCCCCATCTTCATAG
- a CDS encoding PEP-CTERM sorting domain-containing protein (PEP-CTERM proteins occur, often in large numbers, in the proteomes of bacteria that also encode an exosortase, a predicted intramembrane cysteine proteinase. The presence of a PEP-CTERM domain at a protein's C-terminus predicts cleavage within the sorting domain, followed by covalent anchoring to some some component of the (usually Gram-negative) cell surface. Many PEP-CTERM proteins exhibit an unusual sequence composition that includes large numbers of potential glycosylation sites. Expression of one such protein has been shown restore the ability of a bacterium to form floc, a type of biofilm.) produces MENNLTKILATTTILTIGVSPNCLASNLVSWTISGPGITNAQQLAVNEWQLDYSLDPAGFSTRTWTVQAIAPADGDYTFDWDYNGFHAFFRVTAFLNTFNPSTTLYSAGHQNFCTTPSDGFDQSGRFTFSNISAGGTFGFTMGGSNFDVSNILQGTLTLNQVTVPEPTSTLSLLALGTLGAASTLKRQLKASKSSEKETTKVS; encoded by the coding sequence ATGGAAAATAACCTGACTAAAATACTGGCTACTACAACAATCTTAACCATAGGAGTTTCTCCTAACTGTCTTGCATCAAATTTAGTTTCTTGGACAATATCAGGACCTGGAATAACTAATGCACAACAATTAGCAGTAAATGAATGGCAATTAGATTATAGTCTTGATCCAGCTGGGTTTTCGACCCGAACTTGGACGGTTCAAGCAATCGCTCCTGCTGATGGTGACTATACATTTGACTGGGACTATAACGGTTTCCATGCTTTCTTTCGGGTAACTGCTTTTCTAAATACCTTTAATCCAAGTACTACTTTGTATAGTGCTGGACATCAAAACTTTTGTACTACTCCGTCCGATGGATTTGATCAATCTGGTAGATTTACATTTAGCAATATTTCTGCTGGCGGAACATTTGGCTTTACCATGGGAGGCAGTAACTTTGATGTCTCCAATATTCTTCAGGGAACTTTAACTTTAAATCAAGTAACAGTCCCCGAACCCACCTCAACCCTCAGCCTCCTCGCCCTAGGTACTCTAGGCGCAGCCTCAACCCTCAAGCGCCAATTAAAGGCCTCCAAATCCTCAGAAAAAGAAACCACAAAAGTCTCCTAA